The nucleotide sequence CTCGCGTTTGGCGCGGAGTTCGGCGGCACGGTCGTCCTCGCCCAGGAACTCGTAGAGGCCGGCGACTTCATCGAGGACGCGACAGTACATCATCGCGACCATGACGCTGGCGGCCTCGCCGCTGCCGTCGTCGGGGTTTAGTGAGTCGTTCCAGTCGGCGTAACCCATCCGCGGGAGGCCGTGCTTACCGCGGTGGTCGTCGGTGAACGCGATGGCGCGCTCGATGTGCTCCCGGACGGTGCCCGTCGAGCCGTCCTCGAAGGGAATCTCGGCTTCCAGGAAGTCGTAGTCGCCGGTCTCCTTGAGATACTGGACGGTTCCCAGCACGAGAAAGAGATGGTCGTCGGAGAACCACTGCGGCTTGGACGGGTCCTCTTTTGCGAGGCCGGCGTCGCCCTCGCCGCTGAGTGGGTAGAACTGGTGCCAGGCGTGGCCGTCGGGGAACTGGATCGCCCAGAGGGCTTCCAGGGTCTCCCGGACCTGTTCCGGGACGGCGTGGACAATCGAGAGCGTGTCCTGGCTGGAATCCCGGGTTCCCATCCCGCGGCCCAGGCCAGCCTGGTAGCGGGAGGCCGTCCTGGACCAGTACAGCGTCGAGCGACACTGGATGGGGTTCCAGACGTTGAGCATGGTGTCCATCTCCGGGTCCGGAGTCTCGACCTGCAGCGTCGAGAGATAGTCGTCCCACTCCGCCTGCAGGGCGTCGAGTTCCGCCTCGACGACCGACGGATCGTCGTACTTCTCGATGAGAGCATCGTCGCGCTCGGGGGCCGTCAGGAAGACGATCCGCTCGTGCTCGCCCGGCTCGAGGGTGAGGTCGTGCTCGAACGACCCGATGACGTTGTCGTGGGTGGCTCGTGAGTTGCCGGCTGCTCCCGCTTTCAGGACGGCTGGTTCCTCCAGGCTGCCGTACTGGCCGACGAACTCCCGCCGCTGCGTGTCAAAGCCGACGACCTCGGCACTGGTCGCGTGGGTGTAGCTGAGTTCCTGGGCGGAAGAGTACATCTCGATGACGCCCTCTGTTTCGTCGACGCGGGCGCGCATGATCTGGCCCGTCCAGTCGAGGTTGGTCTGGTCGGCCAGCGCGTCCGGAAACGAGAATTCGACGTAGGAGAACGCGCCGAGCTGGCGGTTCTCCTCGCCGACGTTCTCCAGGTCCAGCACCCACAGCTCGCAGTCCTCACCGAGCGGCACGAAGTACGTCATCTCGGCGGCGATCCCGTCGTAGACGCTTTCGATCGTGGTGTAGCCCGGCCCGTGACGACACTCGTAGTCGTCGAGGTCCGTCTTCACGGGTTGCCAGGTCGGCGACCAGTACTCGCCGCTTTCCCGATCCTGCAGGTAGACGTACCGACCGGGCTGGTCGTCCGGGACGGCGTTGTATCGGTAGCGCGTTACGCGCTGATTCTTCGGATCCTTGTAGAAGCTGTACCCGCCGCCGGTGTTCGAGACGATCCCGCCGTAGACGCCCTCGCCGAGGTAGTTGATCCACGGCGTCGGCGTGTCGGGTTGTTCGATGACGTATTCGCCCGTTTCCTGATCGACGTGTCCGTATGTCATTGTCTGTCGTGGGTTGCTGGTGTCGGTTCGGTTACGGTACGATACAAAGCGGGGGAGCAGCCGCCTCAGCCCATCACGACGCGCACGTCGTGTGTCTCGCCGTCGCCGAGGTCGGGGATGGTCTGGCCGTCGATTTCCTCGCCGTCGACTTCGACCCGATCGACGCCCGATTCGACGTTGTCGGGGTTCTCGACGGTGATTTCGTAGGTCGCGCCGCGGAACTCGCGGTGGACCTCGTATTCGTCCCAGTCGGCCGGGATCGCCGGGTCGACGACGAGGCCGTCGTGGTCCGGGCGCACGCCGAGGATGTGCTGGGTGATCGCGACGTAGTTCCAGGCTGCTGTGCCCGTGAGCCAGGAGTTCTTGGCTTCGCCGGTGGTGGGGGCATCCGGGCCGGCGATGGTCTGGGCGTAGACGTACGGCTCGGTGGTGTGGACGTCGCTGATGTCCTCGCGGGCGGCCGGGCAAATACGCTTGTAGTAATCGAAGGCGCGCTCGCCGTTGCCGAGTTTGGCCTCGGTGATCATGATCCAGGGGTTGGTGTGACAGAAGACACTGCCGTTCTCCTTGTAGCCCGGCGGGTAGGAGGTGATCTCGCCGTAGCGCTCGTCGTATTCGGTGAAAGCGGGCTGGTGGAGCACGATCCCGTGCTCGGTCGCGAGACGCTCGCGGACCGAATCCATCGCGTCCTGAACTTTGCCGTCCTCGCGGCCGATTTCGGCCATCCCGCACATGCCGTTGGACTCGACGAAGATCTGGCCCTCGTCGTTCTCGCTCGAGCCGATGGGATCCTCGAAGTGGTCGTAGGCGCGGCGGAACCACTTGCCGTCCCAACCCGCATCGGCGACGGCTTCGGCCATCTCGTCGGCATATCGCTGGTAGTCCTCGGCCGCTTCGGGGAGGACGTCGGTCTGCTCGGCGAGTTCGGCCAACTCTTCGACGGCGTAGACGAACTGCCCGCCGATGAACACCGACTCCGCCCGTTCCTCGTCGACGTCGTGTTCGGCCGTCTGGAAGGA is from Halorhabdus sp. BNX81 and encodes:
- a CDS encoding glycosyl transferase family 36, producing the protein MTYGHVDQETGEYVIEQPDTPTPWINYLGEGVYGGIVSNTGGGYSFYKDPKNQRVTRYRYNAVPDDQPGRYVYLQDRESGEYWSPTWQPVKTDLDDYECRHGPGYTTIESVYDGIAAEMTYFVPLGEDCELWVLDLENVGEENRQLGAFSYVEFSFPDALADQTNLDWTGQIMRARVDETEGVIEMYSSAQELSYTHATSAEVVGFDTQRREFVGQYGSLEEPAVLKAGAAGNSRATHDNVIGSFEHDLTLEPGEHERIVFLTAPERDDALIEKYDDPSVVEAELDALQAEWDDYLSTLQVETPDPEMDTMLNVWNPIQCRSTLYWSRTASRYQAGLGRGMGTRDSSQDTLSIVHAVPEQVRETLEALWAIQFPDGHAWHQFYPLSGEGDAGLAKEDPSKPQWFSDDHLFLVLGTVQYLKETGDYDFLEAEIPFEDGSTGTVREHIERAIAFTDDHRGKHGLPRMGYADWNDSLNPDDGSGEAASVMVAMMYCRVLDEVAGLYEFLGEDDRAAELRAKREAEIERIDEHAWDGEWYTRAYDDEGRVIGSASEDYQQISLNTQTWAALGGLSDERAEQAMESAHERLNTEYGFALLDPPWEGEGTIDRIGGTTTYPPGAKENGGIFCHAHTWSVVAAGLLGDGERAHQYYRQLLPLAHDDVADLRRVEPYVYCQNVLGPAHEEFGVAKNSWLTGTASWAYVGATQYLLGVRPTFDGLVIDPTIPAEWDGFEMTREFRGATYEISVENPDGVESGVETVEVDGEKVEGNVVPAFEDGEAHEVRVEMG